Below is a window of Hemitrygon akajei unplaced genomic scaffold, sHemAka1.3 Scf000095, whole genome shotgun sequence DNA.
atacactaggtgtgttataaattaaacaaataccagagacagagtttaaaataaacGGATTTATTTGTCtgagatccagaatattaaactcaagTCACATTAAAttggaatatgcagcagaagaaactccacccatgcccagtgaccagggtgcagaactgggtatGGTGAgaagcagcaataattgcagagttcagcaccgacagtcactctcgaaattgcattcagcaatggtgatggacaaatatccagcatgaagCTTATGAAActttcttcccagtgtgaacatggtagtgtgtcacaagtgtaacatactgtaaggtttcactgctaatgtaatggcctctcggtaatgtttcactgctgaggtaatggtttcactgtagcagcaatgtttagggtaCGACTAGacataacagggttttggagtgtggggctatccaatgacagaaatgttgttctttcttgtgagtctggaagagagattttcgtggTCTTTTGCCAGGAAGAGATGAGAAGATGTGAATGGAGAGactgggccctttttcttttattttcattttctttactaaccctaaagTCAAAGTAAGATTTAAAAGCCCAATCGTTTAATCACATTTAGTGTACTGTTTGTtgtttcggggtactgatttgtagcaggggacacatcacgcagaatccacccaaatgagatttcttaagtttggccaggctcgggggggggggggggggcggggcaaTCACCCCCAttattaagctgctagctgaagtgagagttacataaggttagatgactgagtgaatggcTTCCCACaaactgagcaggtgaatagcctctaaccagtgtgaactgactggtgtctcagtagggtggatgaataagtgaatctcttcccacagtctaagcaggtaaATGGCTTCTCCCgagtgtgaactcactgatgtaccttcagttgggatgactgagtgaatcccttcccacaaactgagcaggtgaatagcctctaaccagtgtgaactgactggtgtctcagtagggtggatgaataagtgaatctcttcccacagtctaagcaggtaaATGGCTTCTCccgagtgtgaactcgctgatgtaccttcagttgggatgactgagtgaatcccttcccacagactgagcaggtgaacggcctctccccggtgtgaactcgctgatgtaccttcagttcagatgagcgagtgaatcccttcccacagtctgagcaggtgaatggccgctcctcagtgtgaactcgctggtgaaacattaggtcagatgactgagtaaatcccttcccacagtctgaacaggtgaactgcctctccccagtgtgaactgactggtgtctccgtagggtggatgagcaagtgaatcccttcccacagtctgagcaggtgaacggcctctccctagtgtgaactctctgatgtaccttcagctgggatgactgagtgaatcccttcccacagtctgagcaggtgaatggcctctccccagtgtgaactcgctgatgtaccttcagttgagatgagcaagtgaatcccttcccgcagtctgagcaagtgactggcctcaccccagtgtgaactcgctggtgagacATTAGGTggcatgactgagtgaatcccttcccacagtctgagcaggtgaatggcctctctccggtgtgaactcgctgatgtaccttcagatgagatgattgggtgaatcccttcccacagactgagcaggtgaatggcctctccccagtgtgaactcgctggtgcatCTGTAgatcagatgattgagtgaattccttcccacagtctgagcaggtgaatgtcctctccctagtgtgaactgactggtgtctcagtaactgagctgacaaagtgaatcccttcccacactctgagcaggtgaatggcctctcccccgtgtgaactcgctgatgtatcttcaggtgTGATgagaaagtgaatcccttcccacagtctgagcaggtgaatagccattccccactgtgaactgactgatgtgctaatagatgggatgactgtgtgaatcccttcccacagtctgagcatgtgaatggcctctgcccagtgtgaactcgctgatgtaccttcaggttagatgatcgagtgaatcccttcccacagtctgagcaggtgaatggcctcccTCTAGTGTGAACTTGCAGATGTATCTTcatttgggatgactgagtgaatcccttcccacagactgagcaggtgaacggcctctccccggtgtgaactctctgatgtaccttcagttgggatgagcaagagaatcccttcccacagtccgagcaggtgaatggcctctccccagtgtgaactcgcagatgtatcttcagttgggatgactgagtgaatcccttcccacagactgagcaagcgaatggcctctccccagtgtgaactcgctgatgtaccttcagttgggatgaggaattgaatcccttcccacagtccgagcaggtgaatggcctctctccagtgtgaactcgccggtgagccattaggtcagatgaccgagtgaatccttccccacaaattcagcagctgaccagcctctgcccagtgggaactgactggtgtgtccacagatAGGAAGACttgctgaatcccttctcacacacagaatagGTCAATAGTATTGCCCAGTGTGAACGtgctgatgtactttcagttgagatgaccgagtgaatccattcccactgtctgagtaGGTGAATGGCCTTTCCCCTCTGTAAAATGatgggcgtgccagttggtcaggtgaatgagtgaatccctctgcacagtctgagcaggaaggatgatcgagtgaatcccttgctccactttttaaatatctggatagagacagcaaaactggcgtgttgtCTTTGAGATTCCCGGAGACAACTTCATTGTcattttaacctgtaaaaagatttataaaatccatcaatgggtgtagggcaacatttcagatgagatcatttCTGCCATCACCAATCTGTGACcaggctcagtttgactctctccattgatatttttccctgttcccactgagctgcatagATGCCTGGTCCCACAGGAACTGAAATActctccacgcaccaaccactctctgtctaaaaaagcttaaccctgacatcccctcggtatgtatttccaagcaccttaaatacAAAGGTGTATACAAAGGTAAATACCTTAAAAACGAAGGATCGATGCCCctcatcagcttatacacctcAAAAAGGCtccaaacataaacaaggaaattatacatcactttgaggatttgtttcaagtatacaaaattatgagggtatagataggtacatgcaagcagtttttttccactgaggttgtgcgGGATGCTAACCAGAgttcatgggtaagtggggaaggtgaaaacttaacgggaacatttggaaaagctcttcaATGAAATGGTTGTGAATGTGcagaatgagatgccagcactagtggtgaatatgagctcggtttcacctgttacgtacccgtgacacgtgacagtggtgtacttgtcacgtgactggtgttgaaactatactggacttgaggtaatggtcttgtgatggtggaatgaCGTTATTTTCCCGccagaggtcatgtgacaggttttttttacagggtataaaaggaggacccgcccccccccccccccgtgaggggcagttcgtggctagatttgccatgctgacttcatgccactgttaATGTTATTGATTTAATGATTTATTGATTGTtaatgatttaatgttatgatgcaATTTAGTTGGAAGGTGgatttttatttaatgcctaaagtttaaaaggtcattgccagcagtttccttataatactgctagttgagaatcagtggagagtgaagatcggagttcgggagttaaaagatcaaggaaagccgatttcgacagtgaaacaggttcgaccttgtgtgatcctcattcagaaggaatttgttgactgtgctcgtgttaatccctgtgaaatagcagaaaggattgagtacagtgttgtaaaggaaggGTCAGTGCCTTTAGGCCATTTCATTTTCCagcttcgtaaattcttcgtgggaaaagtataattcgactgggaatcgcaggaacacgacgtgaaagagaatttatatCCTCTTACAAAGTCtctccttaaatggactgtaagcattttgaactttgcaatactactttgaagaactgtttttgcaacatcgctttaagaactgcttaagcttcattgctttaagaactgtttaagctgccgcacaacaGCTGACTTCGGGTtacattagttgtttgtttacttttgggggtttgtttttcagtgttttaataaacgttttgtttgttataaaaccctgcctcactcatatatttattgttgctgaatccgtgacataaatatgggggctcatccgggatgaatcatttgagtttaaatgcttgttaaattttgaatcggtgttttggaaaaggggaatacttgattcttttgtttgattggcttgtgagtggtattcggcaacaatgaatattgatgagtttctggcttagCCAGACACGGAGTtcttagcgaaggcgaaaaaaactgaggtgtctgagatagctagtagattgcaacttaaaggtattttgaagtctacatcaaaggctctaatacagagaaaaatcttATCACAttatgtggattcgggtgattttgatgaatcaattttagagtcgtttccaataagtaatatagagatgcagttgcaaatcgaacaaatgaacttggaacaaagtaaagcggaattggagcgttgtaggttagaagctgataataaaaaagggaatttgaatatgcgatgacggaattaaggtctgggaatcagtctcctggttctagaaaaccgtttgttgctagtcaagaaattaaattggtccctccatttagtgaaacagaagtggaaagatgttTGCAACATTTTGAAACACTTGCTCAGATtttagagtggccgaaagataaatggtcagtgttgttacagagtgtaattaaaggcaaagcacaagaagtttatacagctttatctgcggcgcaagcacttgattatgatattgtgaaaaagcaTATTTTGAAAGCATacaaattggtcccagaagcatatagggaaagattcagaggtttgaagaagtctgtggaaaaaaccttatgtggaatttgcctatgataaagctatctGTTTTGAGTGATGGGTTTCttcaaaaatgtaaatggggactataatac
It encodes the following:
- the LOC140722965 gene encoding uncharacterized protein; the protein is MAHRRVHTGERPFTCSDCGKGFNSSSQLKVHQRVHTGERPFACSVCGKGFTQSSQLKIHLRVHTGERPFTCSDCGKGFSCSSQLKVHQRVHTGERPFTCSVCGKGFTQSSQMKIHLQVHTRGRPFTCSDCGKGFTRSSNLKVHQRVHTGQRPFTCSDCGKGFTQSSHLLAHQSVHSGEWLFTCSDCGKGFTFSSHLKIHQRVHTGERPFTCSECGKGFTLSAQLLRHQSVHTRERTFTCSDCGKEFTQSSDLQMHQRVHTGERPFTCSVCGKGFTQSSHLKVHQRVHTGERPFTCSDCGKGFTQSCHLMSHQRVHTGVRPVTCSDCGKGFTCSSQLKVHQRVHTGERPFTCSDCGKGFTQSSQLKVHQRVHTRERPFTCSDCGKGFTCSSTLRRHQSVHTGERQFTCSDCGKGFTQSSDLMFHQRVHTEERPFTCSDCGKGFTRSSELKVHQRVHTGERPFTCSVCGKGFTQSSQLKVHQRVHTREKPFTCLDCGKRFTYSSTLLRHQSVHTG